The segment CTGCGGCGACCCGATGCGCGATAAAACGAAGATACTGGTAGTGGAAAGCCCCAAGGATATCCTCGCCATAGAAAAGAGCGGGGCATACAGGGGTCTATACCACGTCCTCCTGGGCGCTATATCGCCCCTGGACGGGATAGGGCCGGATGAGCTGAAAATAAAGGAGCTTATGCGCCGCGTAAAGTCGGATAAGATAAAGGAAGTGATCCTCGCGACCGACGCCGACACCGAGGGCGAGACGACAGCCCTGTATATTTCGCAACTCCTTAGGAATCAAGGCGTTAAGACGACTCGCATAGCCTACGGCCTGCCTGTGGGATCCCATCTCGAATACGCCGACCAGGCGACCCTCGCCAGGGCGCTCGAAGGCCGGAATCAAATTTCTTGACACAAACCCCCGCCTCTGGTAAAATTTAGTCCTAACCTACCCGTTTTCATCCAATAAGGAGGCCTTTTTGAGGGTCATTAGGGCGGTTGGCCAGGGTTTAAGCATAACCCATAGGGGATGGCCTATTATAGCGGTTATTTTTATCTTTTACGCAGCCGTTAGGTTCTTCGCGGCCCCGAACGACGCCATCCCTCCTTATGTGAAAAAAATGGGGGATTGGGGAGCTGCCGTAGTCATCTTCGCGGCGCTGGTGCTGGGCTTCAACTATCTTCTCGCGGGCGCGCAGATATTCGCGAGGGACGCGATAAGAGAGAGGCGTTTCGGGTTTAACGGGTTCTTTGGTAATTGCAGCAGGTTTTTCCTGGGGCAACTCGGCGTAAGCGCGGTCCTATGGATACCGGCGTGGATATTGGCGCTCGTGATGGCCGTCCTGCTGGGCGGGGCCATAATGGAATCGAAGCTATATCCGTTGACCGCGGCAGCCCTCGGGGCCTTCTCGGCCGTCGTGGCGCTCCTGCTCGCGGTATTTTACGCCCTTATCTGCTTGTCGTGGGCGATAACCGCGGCTGACGGCAGGGGAATTTTCAGGAGCATATGGAGGAGCGTCATATTCTGCGGAGAAAGATTTTTCAGCGTATTCGGCCTCCTGATACTGTTCTTTGTTTTGATGATCGTTATCTCCCTGGTCGTATGGATTGCTTACGCGTTCGTGGTACAGGGCCTCAGGCGTTTGGGGCTTGACGGCCATATAATAATTTTACGCGAGGTCACCGGCTGCATGTTGAACGCCTATTTTTTCTTGTTCCTGACCTCGACGTTAATGTCGTATTACTTAAACAACAGGAAGGCAGATGAAAGGAATAACTGAGGTAGTCTGGCACGGAAGGGGCGGGCAGGGAGCCGTCACCG is part of the Candidatus Omnitrophota bacterium genome and harbors:
- the recR gene encoding recombination mediator RecR; translated protein: MEKLISEFTKLPGIGQKSAERIVMHILKSPRENAAALSEAIIKLKDTIVFCKSCFNLSEGDTCHICGDPMRDKTKILVVESPKDILAIEKSGAYRGLYHVLLGAISPLDGIGPDELKIKELMRRVKSDKIKEVILATDADTEGETTALYISQLLRNQGVKTTRIAYGLPVGSHLEYADQATLARALEGRNQIS